In Tsuneonella amylolytica, one genomic interval encodes:
- the mutM gene encoding bifunctional DNA-formamidopyrimidine glycosylase/DNA-(apurinic or apyrimidinic site) lyase: protein MPELPEVETTVRGLAAFLDGERIERVAVNRPDMRRPFPEGLVQRLTGARVTGLGRRAKYGLVHTDRDTTLVFHLGMSGRWRIDPAEIEKHDHLVLETAGHRFALNDARRFGSVDLVDTAALDEWPAFAALGPEPLGPGLTGLHLQRAFAGRKQAIKLLLLDQAIVAGLGNIYVCEALWRAGIDPRKAAGKVTRGRLDRLVPEIVAVLEQSIGDGGSTLRDYARPDGQLGYFATRFAVYGREGAACLREDGGTVRRIVQGGRSTWFCPRCQR, encoded by the coding sequence ATGCCCGAGCTTCCCGAAGTCGAAACCACCGTGCGCGGCCTCGCCGCCTTTCTCGACGGCGAGCGGATCGAGCGGGTGGCGGTGAACCGCCCCGACATGCGCCGCCCGTTTCCCGAAGGCCTGGTCCAGCGGCTGACCGGCGCGCGGGTGACCGGGCTCGGCCGGCGGGCGAAATACGGCCTCGTCCATACCGACCGCGACACCACGCTCGTCTTCCACCTCGGCATGAGCGGCCGCTGGCGGATCGACCCCGCCGAAATCGAGAAGCACGACCACCTGGTGCTCGAGACCGCCGGGCACCGCTTCGCCCTCAACGACGCGCGGCGATTCGGTTCGGTCGATCTCGTCGACACGGCCGCGCTGGACGAATGGCCGGCGTTCGCCGCGCTCGGTCCCGAACCGCTCGGACCCGGCCTTACCGGCCTTCACCTCCAGAGAGCGTTCGCGGGACGGAAACAGGCCATCAAGCTGCTTCTGCTCGACCAGGCCATCGTTGCGGGCCTCGGCAACATATACGTGTGCGAGGCGCTGTGGCGCGCCGGGATCGACCCGCGCAAGGCGGCCGGCAAGGTCACCCGCGGCCGGCTCGACCGGCTGGTGCCCGAGATCGTGGCCGTGCTCGAACAATCGATCGGCGACGGCGGATCGACCTTGCGCGACTACGCCCGCCCCGATGGCCAGCTCGGGTATTTCGCCACCCGCTTCGCCGTCTACGGGCGCGAGGGCGCGGCCTGCCTGCGCGAGGACGGCGGCACCGTGCGGCGCATCGTGCAGGGCGGGCGCAGCACGTGGTTCTGCCCGCGCTGCCAGCGCTAG
- a CDS encoding class I SAM-dependent methyltransferase: MSQDARETVSFGYEEVPPEEKTRRVGAVFSGVAAKYDVMNDAMSVGMHRLWKDRFVRAVKPRAGEAVLDMAGGTGDIAFRMAARGASVTVADINQEMLDVGIERAMERGIDGLVWSRQNAEELSYPDRVFDAYTIAFGIRNVTDIPKALREAHRVLNYGGRFFCLEFSTTEWPGFREVYDAYSHKLVPKIGQAIAGDADSYRYLIESIRRFPPMPEFERMIGEAGFARTKVEPILGGLVAIHSGWKV, translated from the coding sequence ATGAGCCAAGACGCACGCGAAACGGTTTCCTTCGGTTACGAAGAGGTCCCCCCCGAGGAGAAGACGCGCCGGGTGGGCGCGGTGTTCTCGGGCGTGGCGGCCAAGTACGACGTCATGAACGACGCGATGAGCGTCGGGATGCACCGGTTGTGGAAGGACCGGTTCGTGCGCGCGGTGAAGCCGCGCGCGGGCGAGGCGGTGCTCGACATGGCCGGCGGCACGGGCGACATCGCCTTTCGCATGGCGGCCCGGGGCGCGAGCGTGACGGTGGCCGACATCAACCAGGAAATGCTCGACGTCGGCATCGAGCGGGCGATGGAGCGCGGGATCGACGGCTTGGTCTGGAGCCGGCAGAACGCGGAAGAGCTGAGCTATCCCGACAGGGTATTCGACGCCTACACGATCGCGTTCGGCATCCGCAACGTCACCGACATTCCCAAGGCCCTGCGCGAGGCGCACCGCGTGCTGAATTACGGCGGGAGGTTCTTCTGCCTCGAGTTCTCGACCACCGAATGGCCGGGCTTCCGCGAGGTCTACGACGCCTATTCGCACAAGCTGGTGCCGAAGATCGGGCAGGCCATCGCGGGCGATGCGGACAGCTACCGCTATCTCATCGAATCGATCCGCCGCTTCCCGCCGATGCCCGAATTCGAACGGATGATCGGCGAAGCCGGTTTCGCCCGCACGAAGGTCGAGCCGATCCTGGGCGGTCTCGTCGCGATCCATTCGGGGTGGAAGGTCTAG
- the rpsT gene encoding 30S ribosomal protein S20, giving the protein MANTPQAKKRIIRNANRAQINGARMSRIRSFLKKVETAIEGGDKTAATDALKAAQPELARGVARGVLHKNTASRKMSRLSKRVGAL; this is encoded by the coding sequence ATGGCCAATACGCCGCAAGCCAAGAAGCGCATCATCCGCAACGCCAACCGCGCCCAGATCAACGGCGCGCGCATGAGCCGCATTCGCTCGTTCCTGAAGAAGGTCGAAACCGCGATCGAAGGCGGCGACAAGACGGCGGCGACCGACGCGCTGAAGGCAGCGCAGCCCGAACTGGCCCGCGGCGTCGCCCGCGGCGTGCTTCACAAGAACACCGCCAGCCGCAAGATGAGCCGCCTGTCGAAGCGCGTCGGCGCGCTCTGA
- the ubiB gene encoding 2-polyprenylphenol 6-hydroxylase, whose translation MTRPATHILRLLKWGRSLARHGALRGIEADPNTPAPVVRLARIARLGTVQPRTPDYAAAFQEIGPAAIKLGQSLATRPDLVGEEATHNLLTLQDSLPPVPFEAIEAEIARSFDAPVSSLFAEIDPVPVGSASIAQVYKAVTTEGRTVAVKVQRPGIREKLARDIATYEWAAAHLEAMGGEAARLRPRLTIANFKRWTSRELDLRREAASASELADAMKGFDGYCIPSVDWDRTNGRVLTIEWIDGIKISDRAALMAAGHDLPALARRLVLAFLSQAISAGFFHADMHQGNLFVRADGTIVAIDFGIMGRIDRQARQWLAEILYGLTTGNYRRVAEIHFEAQYVPAYHSVDEFATALRAVGEPMRGKPVSELSVGQMLDGLFAITRDFDMATQPHLLLLQKTMVMVEGLATSLDPSINMWDVSAPFVREWIRDELGPEAVIADRLKTDVETLLRIPELVRRIEDSYPAKGGAPEPPPLPHIPLMWERKGEINHWPRYLAAAAVGGLAAWASIASGLIG comes from the coding sequence GTGACACGCCCCGCCACGCATATCCTGCGGCTTCTGAAATGGGGGCGCAGCCTCGCGCGGCACGGCGCGCTGCGCGGGATCGAGGCCGATCCCAACACGCCGGCGCCGGTCGTGCGGCTGGCGCGGATCGCGCGGCTGGGCACGGTGCAGCCGCGCACGCCCGACTATGCCGCCGCGTTCCAGGAGATCGGCCCGGCGGCGATCAAGCTCGGCCAGTCGCTCGCCACCCGGCCCGACTTGGTCGGCGAGGAAGCGACCCACAACCTGCTCACCCTGCAGGATAGCCTGCCGCCTGTCCCGTTCGAAGCGATCGAGGCGGAGATCGCCCGCAGTTTCGACGCGCCGGTATCCAGCCTGTTCGCCGAGATCGACCCGGTGCCGGTGGGCTCGGCCTCGATCGCGCAGGTCTACAAGGCGGTCACCACCGAAGGGCGCACGGTCGCGGTCAAGGTCCAGCGGCCGGGCATTCGCGAGAAGCTGGCGCGCGACATCGCGACCTACGAATGGGCGGCCGCGCATCTCGAGGCGATGGGCGGTGAGGCGGCGCGGCTGCGCCCCCGGCTGACGATCGCGAACTTCAAGCGCTGGACCAGCCGCGAGCTCGACCTGCGGCGCGAGGCGGCCAGTGCGTCCGAACTTGCCGACGCCATGAAGGGCTTCGACGGGTATTGCATCCCCTCGGTCGACTGGGACCGCACCAACGGCCGTGTGCTGACGATCGAGTGGATCGACGGCATCAAGATTTCCGACCGCGCGGCGCTGATGGCGGCGGGTCACGACCTGCCCGCGCTTGCCCGCCGGCTGGTCCTCGCATTCCTCAGCCAGGCGATCAGCGCCGGTTTCTTCCATGCCGACATGCACCAGGGCAACCTGTTTGTGCGCGCCGACGGGACGATCGTGGCGATCGATTTCGGCATCATGGGGCGGATCGACCGGCAGGCGCGCCAGTGGCTGGCCGAAATCCTCTACGGCCTCACCACCGGCAACTATCGCCGGGTGGCCGAAATCCATTTCGAGGCGCAGTATGTGCCGGCGTACCATTCGGTCGACGAATTCGCGACCGCGCTGCGCGCCGTGGGCGAACCGATGCGCGGCAAGCCGGTGAGCGAGCTCAGCGTCGGACAGATGCTCGACGGGCTGTTCGCGATCACCCGCGATTTCGACATGGCGACCCAGCCGCATCTCTTGCTGCTGCAAAAGACGATGGTGATGGTGGAGGGGCTCGCCACCAGCCTCGATCCCTCGATCAATATGTGGGACGTGTCCGCCCCGTTCGTGCGCGAATGGATCCGCGACGAACTGGGGCCCGAGGCGGTGATCGCCGACCGGCTCAAGACCGACGTCGAGACGCTGCTCCGCATCCCCGAGCTCGTTCGGCGGATCGAGGACAGCTACCCCGCCAAGGGCGGCGCGCCCGAGCCGCCGCCGCTGCCGCACATCCCGCTGATGTGGGAGCGGAAAGGCGAAATTAACCATTGGCCCCGATACCTCGCCGCGGCTGCGGTAGGGGGTCTGGCTGCGTGGGCATCGATTGCGAGCGGACTGATCGGCTGA